A genomic stretch from Campylobacter lari subsp. concheus includes:
- the fliR gene encoding flagellar biosynthetic protein FliR: MEFVKYLGDENVVIFMLLFARMSGLIVFFPFFSHNSIPLVVKTTLALFLTMFLYPLAKLENNTPDSFFILYLLSEVLFGMVAGLILQMIFAILQMAGEQISFTMGFSMASILDPATGANTPVISQVLNLLALLVFLAFDGHHLVLLFMSSSLDYISLGGFYPHENLMLYLNKAMVNIFVLGFSMAFPILAISLLSDVIFGMLMKTMPQFNLLVVGYPIKIFLSFAVLIAILLIMMQYFKNLMLKSFEHMELLFFNI; encoded by the coding sequence ATGGAATTTGTTAAATATTTAGGCGATGAAAATGTTGTAATTTTCATGCTTTTATTTGCCAGAATGAGTGGATTAATAGTATTTTTCCCTTTTTTTTCTCATAATAGTATACCTTTGGTAGTAAAAACAACTTTAGCTTTATTTTTAACAATGTTTTTATATCCTTTGGCAAAACTTGAAAATAATACACCTGACTCTTTTTTTATTTTATATCTTTTAAGTGAAGTACTTTTTGGGATGGTTGCAGGTTTAATTTTACAAATGATTTTTGCTATTTTACAAATGGCAGGCGAACAAATTTCTTTTACTATGGGTTTTTCTATGGCTAGTATTTTAGATCCAGCTACAGGTGCCAATACTCCAGTGATTTCTCAAGTTTTAAATTTGCTTGCATTATTGGTTTTTTTAGCATTTGATGGTCATCATTTGGTATTGCTTTTTATGTCTAGTTCATTAGATTATATTAGTTTGGGTGGATTTTATCCGCATGAGAATTTAATGCTTTATTTAAATAAAGCTATGGTAAATATTTTTGTGCTTGGTTTTTCTATGGCTTTTCCTATTTTAGCAATATCTTTATTATCGGATGTTATTTTTGGTATGCTTATGAAAACTATGCCGCAATTTAATCTTTTAGTGGTGGGTTATCCTATTAAGATATTTTTATCTTTTGCAGTGCTTATTGCTATTTTACTTATCATGATGCAGTATTTTAAAAATTTAATGTTAAAAAGTTTTGAGCATATGGAGTTATTGTTTTTCAATATATAA
- a CDS encoding ABC transporter ATP-binding protein has translation MELLKAENLSHSFDIPLFENLNFTLNTKDCIAICGSSGCGKSTLLHILSTLLKPQSGKVFYNNQDLYSLNDEALLEIRRKDFGIIFQMHYLFKGFLAFENIELASILSKQNIDYELLKKLDIVDLMNQKITKLSGGQQQRVSIARILSKRPKIIFADEATGNLDFKNALNVLDILINYVKENNAALFFVTHDQELAKKCDRICHLSNYGIC, from the coding sequence ATGGAACTTTTAAAAGCGGAAAATTTAAGCCATAGTTTTGATATTCCGCTTTTTGAAAATTTAAATTTTACTTTAAATACAAAAGATTGTATTGCAATATGTGGAAGTAGTGGGTGCGGCAAATCTACTCTTTTGCATATTTTATCTACCTTATTAAAACCTCAATCAGGAAAAGTTTTTTATAATAATCAGGATTTGTATTCCTTAAATGATGAAGCTTTATTAGAAATTCGTAGAAAAGATTTTGGGATTATTTTTCAAATGCATTATTTATTTAAAGGTTTTTTAGCTTTTGAAAATATAGAGCTTGCAAGTATTTTGAGTAAGCAAAATATCGATTATGAGTTATTAAAAAAACTTGATATTGTTGATTTAATGAATCAAAAGATCACAAAATTAAGTGGTGGACAACAGCAACGAGTAAGTATAGCTAGAATTTTAAGTAAAAGACCAAAAATCATTTTTGCTGATGAGGCTACTGGTAATTTAGATTTTAAAAATGCTTTAAATGTGTTAGATATTTTGATTAATTATGTTAAAGAAAATAATGCAGCCTTATTTTTTGTGACTCACGATCAAGAACTTGCTAAAAAATGTGATAGAATTTGTCATTTAAGTAATTATGGAATTTGTTAA